Proteins from one Planctomycetota bacterium genomic window:
- a CDS encoding YkgJ family cysteine cluster protein has protein sequence MHPKLPQIKPEALQPGECLCDHCTAKCCRYYALQIDTPECRADMDYLRWYMIHGQTSIFTEEGEWYLLVHTTCRHLQADHRCGIYMTRPQICREYSTDNCEYDNNYVYERYFETPEQLDEFTDAMWPAEEQAVRTPRPALLPVIG, from the coding sequence ATGCATCCCAAGCTGCCCCAGATCAAGCCCGAGGCGCTCCAGCCGGGCGAGTGCCTGTGCGATCACTGCACGGCCAAGTGCTGTCGCTACTACGCGCTGCAAATCGACACGCCCGAGTGTCGGGCCGATATGGACTATCTGCGCTGGTACATGATCCACGGCCAGACCAGCATCTTTACCGAGGAGGGGGAGTGGTACTTGCTGGTCCACACCACCTGCCGGCATTTGCAGGCCGACCATCGCTGTGGCATTTACATGACGCGGCCGCAGATTTGCCGCGAGTACTCGACCGACAACTGCGAGTACGACAACAACTACGTCTATGAACGGTACTTTGAAACGCCCGAGCAGTTGGACGAATTCACCGACGCGATGTGGCCGGCTGAAGAACAAGCAGTGCGTACGCCGCGGCCGGCGCTGTTACCGGTGATTGGCTAA
- a CDS encoding FAD-dependent oxidoreductase: protein MKRRDFLNSLPWAGYSLMVLADDLPAAPGSLEASGDEIRATIKQLAPPDGARQPAKAEPNMTQVDLECDLLVAGGGLAGVLAAVSAARHGARVVLVQDRSRLGGNSSSEVKMHVVGANHHKGRPGWREGGLLEEFRLEDAVNNPQRTWELWDLLLYDKLVSEPRAKVLLDTSIYAVEKTGDKITAAWCRCDKTEHLYRVTAKLYMDCTGDSRLGLEAGAELRYGRESRSEFNEPLAPETPDKETMGSSILFTSRKFDRPMPFKPPHWARKVEKQHLVKRSVKSWEYGYWWIEWGGQLNTINDNERIRFELLSIVLGVWDYIKNSGNHPDSANWALDWVGMIPGKRESRRLMGEHVLTQFDLVNAGSGLDDAVCIGGWPMDDHPPGGFDRADLPPTVMVKTPIFNIPLRSLYSKNVSNLMMAGRNISATHAAFTSTRVMATCAVIGQAAGTAAALCIANNILPKELYQDKKRLAELQQTLLRDDQSIAGLKNDDAADLARTAKVTASGETEDAPAKNVINGFVRDVPGQYVNRWSTELGEGAWLELDWDKPAQVGEVQVTFDSGFQRELTLSSQDGVNHGIIRAPQPETVRDYTLEYRDSASGDWKPLAAVTGNYQRLVRHRFDPVTAQAIRLKITATNGDRLARVFEVRCYG from the coding sequence ATGAAACGCCGTGATTTTCTCAACTCGCTCCCCTGGGCTGGCTACAGCCTGATGGTGCTGGCCGACGACCTGCCGGCCGCGCCCGGGTCGCTGGAAGCCTCGGGTGACGAGATCCGCGCCACGATCAAGCAACTGGCCCCGCCCGACGGCGCGCGCCAGCCGGCCAAGGCCGAGCCGAACATGACGCAGGTCGACTTGGAGTGCGACTTGCTGGTGGCCGGCGGCGGGTTGGCGGGCGTGCTGGCCGCCGTCTCGGCCGCGCGTCACGGCGCGCGGGTCGTGCTGGTCCAGGACCGTTCACGCCTTGGCGGCAATTCGAGCAGCGAAGTCAAAATGCACGTCGTCGGCGCGAACCATCACAAGGGCCGTCCCGGCTGGCGCGAAGGGGGCCTGCTCGAGGAGTTCCGCCTGGAAGACGCCGTCAACAATCCGCAGCGAACCTGGGAGCTGTGGGATCTGCTGCTGTATGACAAGCTGGTCAGCGAGCCGCGAGCCAAGGTGTTGCTCGACACGTCGATCTACGCCGTCGAAAAGACTGGCGACAAGATCACCGCCGCCTGGTGTCGGTGCGACAAGACCGAGCACCTGTATCGCGTGACCGCCAAGCTGTACATGGACTGCACGGGCGACTCGCGGCTGGGTCTGGAAGCGGGCGCCGAGCTGCGCTATGGCCGCGAATCGCGCAGCGAGTTCAACGAGCCCCTCGCCCCCGAGACGCCCGATAAAGAGACGATGGGTTCGAGCATTCTGTTCACCTCGCGCAAGTTCGACCGGCCCATGCCGTTCAAGCCGCCCCATTGGGCCCGCAAGGTCGAGAAACAGCATCTCGTCAAACGCTCGGTCAAGTCGTGGGAATATGGCTATTGGTGGATCGAGTGGGGTGGCCAGCTCAACACCATCAACGACAACGAGCGGATTCGCTTCGAGCTGCTGTCGATCGTGCTGGGCGTGTGGGACTACATCAAGAACAGCGGCAATCATCCCGACAGCGCCAATTGGGCGCTCGATTGGGTGGGCATGATCCCTGGCAAGCGCGAAAGCCGCCGCTTGATGGGGGAACACGTGCTGACGCAGTTCGATCTGGTGAACGCGGGCAGCGGGCTCGACGACGCGGTCTGCATTGGCGGCTGGCCGATGGACGATCACCCGCCGGGGGGCTTCGATCGGGCCGACTTGCCCCCGACCGTGATGGTCAAGACGCCGATCTTCAACATTCCGCTCCGTTCGCTCTACAGCAAGAACGTCAGCAATCTGATGATGGCGGGCCGGAACATCAGCGCCACGCACGCGGCGTTTACCTCGACGCGCGTGATGGCCACCTGCGCTGTCATCGGCCAGGCCGCCGGCACCGCGGCCGCGCTTTGCATTGCCAACAACATCTTGCCCAAGGAACTGTATCAGGACAAAAAGCGACTGGCCGAGCTGCAGCAAACGCTGCTGCGCGACGATCAATCGATCGCCGGGCTCAAAAACGACGACGCGGCCGACCTGGCCCGCACGGCCAAGGTAACCGCCTCGGGCGAGACCGAGGACGCGCCGGCCAAGAACGTGATCAACGGCTTTGTCCGCGACGTGCCCGGGCAGTATGTCAACCGCTGGAGCACGGAACTTGGCGAGGGGGCCTGGCTCGAACTCGATTGGGACAAGCCGGCCCAGGTTGGCGAAGTGCAGGTGACGTTCGACTCGGGCTTTCAGCGCGAGCTGACCCTTTCGTCGCAAGACGGCGTCAATCACGGGATCATCCGCGCGCCCCAGCCCGAGACGGTTCGCGACTACACGCTGGAATACCGCGACTCAGCCTCGGGCGATTGGAAGCCGCTGGCCGCGGTCACCGGCAACTATCAGCGTCTGGTCCGCCACCGCTTCGACCCCGTCACGGCGCAAGCGATTCGCTTGAAGATCACAGCCACGAACGGTGACCGACTGGCCCGGGTGTTTGAGGTCCGGTGTTATGGGTGA
- a CDS encoding CDGSH iron-sulfur domain-containing protein gives MSEVIIRLRANGSMAVEGPFTLLDHEGNKFTLPANKPAVALCRCGHSARKPFCDGAHKTCGFVAQELAPPPPPATA, from the coding sequence ATGTCCGAAGTGATCATCCGTCTCCGTGCCAATGGCTCGATGGCCGTCGAAGGCCCGTTTACGCTCTTGGACCACGAAGGGAATAAGTTCACGCTGCCGGCGAACAAGCCGGCCGTGGCGCTGTGCCGCTGCGGCCATTCGGCCCGCAAGCCGTTCTGCGACGGGGCCCACAAGACCTGCGGCTTCGTGGCCCAGGAACTCGCGCCGCCTCCGCCGCCGGCGACCGCGTGA
- the gyrA gene encoding DNA gyrase subunit A codes for MAIEDELKNSYLTYAMSVIVSRALPDVRDGLKPSQRRILVAMNDLNLTPGAARVKCAKISGDTSGNYHPHGESVIYPTLVRMAQEWNMRHVLVDKQGNFGSVAGLPPAAMRYTEARMSTIASMMMDDLKLDTVDFVPTYDERRDEPTVLPAKFPNLLVNGAQGIAVGMATSIPPHNLGEICRCLIRLIDQPDVSIDELLEICPGPDFPTGGIICGRSGIRRGYHTGRGNITLRARAHIEEFGKNRQRIVVTEIPYQRSRDPIVERIAELVNEDKIKGISAIRDESDLKEPVRLILEIKRDADAEVVLNQLYEFSPLQDTFSIIFLALVDGKPRTSTLKELLTEFLRHRVTVIRRRTQFLLARARQRKHTVEGLLLAHANIDEVIRVIRTSKTQPEAKGRLMEIECPSALMRRALGERGYEAFTGERGAREAYTLTPVQADAILKMTLGQLVNLEQEKLAEEYQSLLDDIAEYLRILSDDANIRAIIRADLTELLNKHADERRTEISGEEIGSIDLEDLIAEENMVVTISHQGYIKRTASSTYRAQRRGGKGLKGAKTEEEDPIEHLFVASTHDYLLFFTNLGKVYWQKVYDLPQLARESRGRAVVNLLNLTEGEKIASCLAIRDFSNPEQYLIMATRRGQVKKTVIEQYSRPKRTGIIAIALREGDELVAVSVTQTGDEILLASARGQATRFRQSAVRAMGRDSSGVRGIKLRSGDSVVGMVVADPTATLLTVCEKGYGKRTPFGPNSPELGGATEDNDEAGTTAAEPEETEEGEETGSSARYPTKGRGTMGVRDIKTTDRNGPVIGIASVRDTDELLMMTARGKIQRIVASDVSVVGRNTQGVRIMTLDEADTLAAVVRVPPEEVVDSTTPGDSTTPGGNAPAAPTSPETDSSESGGSEPSGDESAQ; via the coding sequence CTGGCCATCGAAGATGAGCTCAAAAACAGCTACCTGACGTACGCCATGAGCGTGATTGTCAGCCGCGCTCTGCCCGACGTGCGCGACGGGCTCAAGCCTTCGCAGCGCCGCATTCTGGTGGCGATGAATGACTTGAACCTGACGCCCGGCGCGGCGCGGGTCAAATGCGCCAAAATCTCCGGCGACACCTCGGGTAACTATCACCCGCACGGCGAAAGCGTGATCTATCCCACGCTGGTCCGCATGGCCCAAGAGTGGAACATGCGCCACGTGCTGGTCGACAAGCAAGGGAACTTCGGCTCGGTCGCCGGGCTGCCGCCGGCCGCCATGCGGTACACCGAAGCTCGTATGTCGACCATCGCGTCGATGATGATGGACGATCTGAAGCTCGACACGGTCGACTTCGTCCCCACCTACGACGAGCGCCGCGACGAGCCGACGGTGCTGCCGGCCAAGTTTCCCAATCTGTTGGTCAACGGCGCACAGGGCATCGCCGTCGGCATGGCCACCAGCATTCCGCCGCACAATTTGGGCGAAATCTGCCGCTGCCTGATCCGGCTGATCGACCAGCCCGACGTGTCGATCGACGAGTTGCTGGAAATTTGCCCGGGGCCCGACTTCCCGACCGGCGGCATCATCTGCGGCCGCAGCGGCATCCGTCGCGGCTATCACACCGGCCGCGGCAATATCACGCTGCGAGCCCGGGCCCATATCGAAGAGTTCGGCAAGAACCGCCAGCGGATCGTCGTCACCGAGATTCCTTACCAGCGGTCGCGCGACCCGATTGTCGAGCGAATTGCCGAGTTGGTGAACGAAGACAAAATCAAGGGCATTTCGGCCATCCGCGATGAGAGCGACCTGAAAGAGCCGGTTCGCCTGATCCTCGAGATCAAGCGCGACGCCGACGCCGAGGTGGTGCTCAACCAACTCTACGAATTCTCGCCGCTGCAAGACACCTTCTCGATCATCTTCCTGGCGCTGGTCGACGGCAAGCCGCGAACGTCGACGCTCAAGGAGTTGCTGACCGAGTTCCTGCGTCACCGGGTGACGGTGATTCGCCGGCGGACTCAGTTTCTGCTGGCCCGCGCGCGACAGCGCAAGCACACGGTCGAAGGGCTGTTGCTGGCGCACGCGAACATCGACGAAGTGATCCGCGTCATTCGGACCAGCAAGACTCAGCCCGAGGCCAAGGGCCGCTTGATGGAAATCGAGTGCCCCTCGGCGCTGATGCGCCGGGCGTTGGGCGAGCGGGGCTACGAGGCGTTCACGGGCGAGCGGGGCGCGCGCGAGGCGTACACGCTAACGCCCGTCCAGGCCGACGCCATCTTGAAGATGACGCTCGGGCAGTTGGTCAATCTGGAACAAGAGAAGCTGGCCGAAGAATATCAGTCGCTGTTGGACGACATTGCCGAGTACCTGCGCATTTTGTCGGACGACGCCAACATTCGGGCGATCATTCGCGCCGACTTGACCGAGCTTTTGAACAAGCACGCCGACGAGCGGCGAACCGAAATCAGCGGCGAGGAAATCGGCTCGATCGACCTCGAAGACTTGATCGCCGAAGAGAACATGGTGGTCACGATCAGCCACCAGGGTTACATCAAGCGGACGGCTTCCAGCACCTATCGCGCGCAGCGCCGCGGCGGCAAGGGGCTGAAGGGAGCCAAAACCGAGGAAGAAGATCCGATCGAGCATTTGTTCGTGGCCAGCACGCACGACTATCTGCTGTTCTTCACCAACCTGGGGAAGGTCTACTGGCAAAAGGTCTACGATCTGCCGCAACTGGCCCGCGAAAGCCGCGGCCGCGCGGTGGTCAACCTGCTGAACCTGACCGAGGGTGAAAAGATCGCGAGCTGTCTGGCAATCCGCGATTTCTCGAACCCGGAACAGTACCTGATCATGGCCACGCGCCGCGGCCAGGTGAAAAAGACGGTCATCGAGCAATACAGCCGGCCCAAGCGGACGGGCATCATCGCCATCGCCCTGCGCGAAGGGGACGAGCTGGTGGCCGTGTCGGTCACGCAGACCGGCGACGAAATCCTGCTGGCCTCGGCCCGCGGCCAGGCGACCCGCTTCCGCCAATCGGCGGTTCGAGCCATGGGACGCGATTCAAGCGGCGTGCGCGGCATCAAGCTGCGCAGCGGAGATAGTGTCGTTGGCATGGTGGTCGCCGATCCGACGGCGACGCTGCTGACGGTCTGTGAAAAGGGCTACGGCAAGCGAACGCCGTTTGGTCCGAACAGCCCCGAACTGGGCGGCGCGACCGAGGACAATGACGAAGCTGGGACCACCGCGGCCGAGCCGGAAGAAACCGAAGAAGGGGAAGAGACCGGCTCGTCGGCCCGTTACCCGACCAAGGGGCGCGGCACGATGGGCGTGCGCGACATCAAGACCACCGACCGGAACGGGCCGGTGATCGGCATCGCCTCGGTGCGCGACACGGACGAGTTGCTGATGATGACGGCGCGCGGCAAGATTCAGCGCATCGTCGCCAGCGATGTCAGCGTGGTCGGCCGCAACACGCAAGGCGTGCGGATCATGACCTTGGACGAGGCCGACACCCTGGCCGCCGTGGTCCGCGTGCCGCCGGAAGAAGTGGTCGACAGCACGACACCTGGCGACAGCACGACACCGGGCGGCAATGCGCCGGCCGCGCCGACGTCGCCGGAAACAGATAGTAGTGAATCGGGCGGAAGCGAACCGAGCGGCGACGAGTCAGCCCAATAG
- a CDS encoding GDP-mannose 4,6-dehydratase, with protein sequence MKAFITGITGFAGSWLAEHLLACGDEVLGASRSAQWGGEVPDELRRRVRVVPCDIAEVGDDAALRATLAEFQPDVVYHLAALAVPDDCGDEWPSVRAGRVNVGGTLRVAELAAQLPARPRFLLASTSHVYAPVTAEQFIVDEHAPLEPQAGYGASKLAAEEAAMRVMRETGLPVVIARAFQHTGPRQESRLMLPSWARQFAAGVNPVQVHNLQTHLDLTDVRDVVRCYRLLATRGEPGVCYNVGSGRSTRNGELFEQLQQLADPARQVVELSPGKKQNCVADLTRLTAHTGWRPLIPLSQTVADTWRYWQQQSALPHQPASQPRTASPGRSTLGSSAEPQRNDS encoded by the coding sequence GTGAAGGCATTCATCACCGGCATTACCGGCTTTGCGGGAAGTTGGCTGGCCGAGCATCTGCTGGCTTGCGGCGATGAAGTCCTCGGCGCCAGTCGCTCGGCCCAGTGGGGCGGCGAGGTGCCCGACGAGCTGCGCCGCCGCGTACGAGTGGTCCCCTGCGACATCGCCGAAGTTGGCGACGACGCGGCGCTGCGCGCGACCCTGGCCGAGTTTCAGCCTGACGTGGTCTATCACCTGGCCGCGTTGGCCGTGCCGGACGACTGTGGGGACGAATGGCCGTCGGTTCGCGCCGGGCGCGTGAACGTCGGCGGCACGCTGCGCGTGGCCGAGCTGGCGGCCCAGTTGCCCGCGCGGCCGCGATTCCTGCTGGCCAGCACGTCGCACGTCTATGCGCCGGTCACCGCCGAACAGTTCATTGTCGACGAGCACGCGCCGCTCGAACCCCAGGCCGGCTATGGCGCCAGCAAGCTGGCCGCCGAGGAAGCGGCCATGCGCGTGATGCGCGAGACGGGCTTGCCCGTGGTGATCGCCCGGGCCTTCCAGCACACCGGGCCGCGGCAAGAGTCGCGGCTGATGCTGCCGTCGTGGGCGCGGCAGTTCGCCGCGGGGGTGAACCCGGTGCAGGTCCACAACCTGCAAACCCACCTGGACCTAACCGACGTGCGCGACGTGGTCCGCTGTTATCGGCTGTTGGCGACGCGCGGCGAGCCCGGAGTGTGCTACAACGTCGGCTCGGGGCGCTCGACGCGGAATGGCGAGCTGTTCGAGCAGCTCCAACAACTGGCCGACCCGGCCCGGCAGGTGGTTGAATTATCGCCGGGAAAAAAACAGAATTGCGTGGCTGACCTGACTCGGTTGACCGCCCACACGGGCTGGCGGCCGCTGATTCCGCTTTCGCAGACCGTCGCCGACACTTGGCGCTACTGGCAACAGCAATCCGCATTGCCACATCAACCTGCTTCGCAACCGCGCACCGCATCGCCTGGCCGCTCGACCCTTGGTTCGAGCGCCGAGCCGCAAAGGAATGATTCATGA
- a CDS encoding UDP-glucose/GDP-mannose dehydrogenase family protein, producing MKLAVIGTGYVGLVSGTCFAESGNDVVCVDIDAAKVERLRRGEIPIYEPGLAEMVHGNAAAERLSFTTDLTTAVRAADVIFLAVGTPQSHDGSADLTALRKVVDSLAPHLRPEAIVVTKSTVPVGTNRQIYNRLHELLKRPCHVASNPEFLKEGAAIEDFMRPDRVVVGVREERVADVMRELYKPFLRTEHPFLVMSPESAEMTKYVANALLATKISFINEVANLCGHLEADINDVRRGIGHDRRIGFQFLFPGLGYGGSCFPKDVRALESMAHRVGVEPHILLAIDKVNNHQKTILLDRIVEHFHGDLSGKTIAVWGLAFKPRTDDIREAPALALIDKLLALGAKIHVHDPEAIENVRHEYGDKLVYAERPYDALPGADALVIATEWKEFLNPDFKRMKTLMRGSVIFDGRNVYEPEQMRHAGFTYHSIGRASVKAK from the coding sequence ATGAAACTCGCAGTGATTGGCACCGGCTACGTCGGCCTGGTGAGCGGAACCTGCTTTGCCGAAAGCGGCAACGACGTGGTTTGTGTCGACATCGACGCGGCCAAGGTCGAGCGCCTGCGCCGCGGCGAGATTCCGATCTATGAGCCCGGCCTGGCCGAAATGGTCCATGGCAACGCGGCGGCCGAACGACTGAGCTTTACCACGGACCTGACCACGGCGGTGCGCGCGGCCGACGTGATCTTTCTGGCCGTTGGTACGCCGCAGTCGCACGACGGCTCGGCCGATCTGACCGCGCTGCGCAAGGTCGTCGACTCGCTGGCGCCCCATCTGCGTCCCGAGGCGATCGTCGTCACCAAGAGCACCGTGCCGGTCGGCACCAATCGGCAGATTTACAACCGGTTGCACGAGCTATTGAAGCGCCCGTGTCACGTGGCCAGCAACCCCGAGTTCCTCAAGGAAGGGGCGGCGATCGAGGACTTCATGCGCCCTGACCGCGTGGTGGTCGGTGTCCGCGAGGAGCGCGTGGCGGACGTGATGCGCGAGTTGTACAAGCCGTTCCTGAGGACCGAGCACCCGTTCCTGGTGATGTCCCCCGAGAGCGCCGAGATGACTAAGTACGTGGCCAACGCTTTGTTGGCCACGAAGATCAGCTTTATCAACGAAGTCGCCAACCTGTGCGGACATCTCGAAGCCGACATCAACGACGTCCGCCGCGGCATTGGCCACGACCGGCGAATCGGCTTTCAGTTCCTGTTCCCCGGCTTGGGCTACGGCGGCAGTTGCTTCCCCAAGGACGTGAGGGCGCTGGAATCAATGGCCCATCGCGTGGGCGTCGAGCCGCATATCTTGCTGGCCATCGACAAAGTGAACAATCATCAAAAAACGATCTTGTTGGACCGGATCGTCGAGCATTTCCACGGCGATTTGTCGGGCAAGACGATTGCCGTATGGGGACTGGCGTTCAAGCCGCGCACCGACGACATTCGCGAAGCGCCGGCCTTGGCGCTGATCGACAAGCTGCTGGCCCTGGGCGCCAAGATTCACGTCCACGATCCCGAGGCCATCGAAAACGTCCGCCACGAGTACGGCGACAAGCTGGTCTATGCCGAGCGGCCCTACGACGCCCTGCCGGGGGCCGACGCGCTGGTGATTGCCACCGAGTGGAAAGAGTTCCTGAACCCGGACTTCAAGCGGATGAAAACGCTGATGCGCGGGTCGGTGATCTTCGACGGGCGAAACGTCTACGAGCCCGAGCAGATGCGCCACGCTGGCTTCACGTACCACTCAATCGGCCGCGCGAGCGTGAAAGCGAAATGA
- a CDS encoding ATP-dependent Clp protease proteolytic subunit produces MPLVPFVIEKNGREERSMDIYSRLLKDRIVFLGSQVNDEVANIIVAQMLFLQSEDPKADIHLYINSPGGSVTAGLAIYDTMQFVTCDVATYCIGQCASMGAVLLTAGTAGKRHALPNSRIMIHQPLAGMEGTAEEIMIHAKEFKKIKEKLNRILLKHTGHPLDKIEADTDRDRFMSAEEALEYRLIDRVVDRATPAAPAATT; encoded by the coding sequence ATGCCTTTGGTTCCTTTTGTCATCGAGAAGAACGGCCGCGAAGAGCGGTCGATGGACATCTATAGCCGGTTGCTCAAGGACCGGATCGTCTTCCTCGGTTCGCAGGTCAACGACGAAGTGGCCAACATCATCGTGGCCCAGATGTTGTTCCTGCAATCGGAAGACCCCAAGGCCGACATCCATCTGTACATCAACTCGCCGGGCGGCAGCGTCACGGCGGGCTTGGCCATTTACGACACCATGCAGTTCGTCACCTGCGACGTGGCGACCTACTGCATTGGCCAGTGCGCGTCGATGGGCGCCGTGCTGCTCACCGCGGGCACGGCCGGCAAGCGGCACGCGCTGCCCAACTCGCGGATCATGATCCACCAGCCGCTGGCCGGCATGGAAGGAACCGCCGAGGAGATCATGATTCACGCCAAGGAATTCAAGAAGATCAAGGAAAAGCTCAACCGCATCCTGCTCAAGCACACCGGCCATCCGCTGGACAAGATCGAAGCCGACACCGACCGCGACCGGTTCATGTCGGCCGAAGAGGCGCTGGAGTACCGGTTGATCGACCGGGTGGTCGATCGGGCCACGCCGGCGGCCCCGGCCGCCACGACGTAA